Proteins encoded within one genomic window of Macadamia integrifolia cultivar HAES 741 unplaced genomic scaffold, SCU_Mint_v3 scaffold1178, whole genome shotgun sequence:
- the LOC122063007 gene encoding uncharacterized protein At4g06598-like isoform X2, translating to MANSKGSSHIRSLPYSGKQSLLPPKSPFPSISPSYADYGPSPAIGSKGIPKQREGHRHHQRTSSESFLTEDQPSWLDDLLNEPESPLRRGHRRSSSDSFAYLDAANAFNMENIAQDNFKNATLPSWGSLEFDPCKEACHASFYTEPASFGRLQNRSWDSSLNSINYISGLLSSRDNIVCQSSVQLSVPQELDRVPPSATDKQERGESGSHNLKGSSDKRDNSYAKPSASETDPKRAKQQFAQRSRVRKLQYIAELERNVQALQVEGSEVSAELGFLDQQNLILSMENKALKQRLETLAQEQLIKYFLNK from the exons ATGGCAAATTCAAAAGGGTCTTCACATATTAGAAGTTTGCCATACTCAGGAAAACAATCACTGCTGCCTCCTAAAAGTCCCTTTCCGAGCATTTCACCATCCTATGCTGATTATGGACCCAGTCCTGCAATAGGATCGAAAGGTATTCCAAAGCAACGCGAGGGGCATAGACACCACCAACGTACTTCCTCGGAGAGCTTTCTAACAGAGGATCAACCTTCTTGGCTTGATGATCTCCTTAATGAGCCAGAATCACCTTTACGAAGGGGTCATCGGCGGTCTTCAAGTGACTCATTTGCCTACTTGGATGCAGCTAATGCTTTTAACATGGAAAATATAGCTCAGGACAACTTTAAAAATGCCACTTTGCCTAGTTGGGGATCACTGGAATTTGATCCTTGCAAAGAGGCATGTCATGCTTCTTTCTACACGGAGCCAGCTTCTTTTGGGAGGCTGCAGAATAGGTCATGGGATTCTTCTTTGAATTCTATTAACTACATAAGTGGCCTTCTATCTTCCAGGGATAATATTGTATGTCAAAGCTCTGTACAGTTATCTGTTCCACAGGAATTGGACAGGGTTCCGCCTTCAGCTACTGACAAGCAAGAACGGGGAGAATCTGGGTCACACAATCTAAAAGGTTCTTCTGATAAGAGGGATAACTCTTATGCTAAGCCTTCTGCATCAGAGACAGATCCAAAGCGTGCAAAACA ACAATTTGCTCAACGTTCGCGAGTTCGGAAACTTCAGTACATCGCTGAACTGGAAAGGAATGTCCAAGCTTTACAG GTAGAAGGGTCTGAAGTTTCAGCTGAGCTTGGATTTCTGGACCAGCAGAATCTTATATTAAGCATGGAGAACAAAGCCCTGAAGCAACGGCTTGAAACTTTAGCACAGGAGCAACTTATAAAGTACT